The Treponema succinifaciens DSM 2489 region CGGACCGCTGACCTCATCGTTACCAACGATGTGCTCTACCGACTGAGCTACAAGAGCATAGGGATAATATTCCCTTGAAAAATGGTATGTTTTGGAAATATAACTTAATAGAAAAAATATGTCAATAAGAGATTCTCGAATTTGTTGAAATTCAAATAAGATTTTTCGGAGCAACAACTTTACGAGCGGCATTCCTGCGTAAAGGTTGTATGCGGAGGAACAGACTTTGTAATCCAAGTATTTCCGCCTATTACGCAGCCTTCTCCAATGACGGTGTTTCCGCCTAGAATCGTGGCATTGGCGTAAATTGTAACGTTGTCTTCTATTGTTGGGTGGCGTTTTTTGTTCATAAGCTCCTTTTTTACGCTCAAAGCTCCCAGCGTAACGCCTTGGTAAATCTTTACATTGTTGCCGATAATGCAGCTTTCGCCGATTACAACACCAGTTCCATGGTCAATAAAAAAACTTTCGCCTATTTTGGCACCCGGATTTATATCAATTCCAGTATGGCTGTGCGCGTACTCGCTCATTATGCGCGGAATAACAGGAACTCCGTTTTCAGTAAGAAAATGCGCAATCCTATAAACTGAAATCGCTTCAAGGCACGGATACGAAACTATTACTTCCTCACTGGACTTTGCAGCCGGATCTCCAGCATTGGCAGCCTGAACATCAAGCCCGATTTTTCTGCGGATTTCTGGAATTTCCTCAATAAGCGCGAGAGAAGCCTTTTCCGCAAGGTTAAAACAGTGAGAAAGCTCCACTTTGTCGTTCTGGACAACAAAAGAAAGGGCTTTTTTAATTTCGCGGGTAAGCATTGAAACTATGCGGTTCACACGCTCGCCTGTAACAAACCTCAATGTAAGCGAATCAATTTCTTCCGCAACCCTGTAGCCTGGAAAAATCAAGCACTGAATGTCCTTTAGAACCGTTATGACATTTTCCCTGTTTGGAAACTTCATGGCTTCATCAAGGTTGATTCCTCCGTACTTTTGGTAAGACTCAAGTATTTTTTCTACGGCAGTGTCAATTGTCGCGCTCATAAGACCTCGCTTTTAATTTTCCGCAAAGCAAACTGGCTAGCTCCAGTACTTTTTGCCCCAGTTTTCAAAATTCCATTCATCGGAATATTCATTGCATTCATAGTCAATGTAATATAAAAGTCCATTCTGTACAATAAAATTTGTAGGATAATAATCAATATTAAGGTGAAGCGGATAAAGTTTGCGGCACATTTCTTCTACTTGGGCGATGTATTCGGGTTTTACAAGATTTTCCTTGGCAAGCTGCTCGATTGTAGAACCGTCAATATATTCCTTTAAAATACGCTCATTCTGAACATCATGCGCAATCATAAGCGGAATTCTTATGCCCGCATTTTTCAGCCGCTCATAATCGTTAAGTTCCGCCATTATCTTGTTGCCAAACTGATAATAGCTGCACGGCTCGTGGTGAATCTGCTTGAGAACAAAAAAACTTCCACCGCAAGAAGCAAGATACGAATATCCGCCCTTGCCTTTGCCCAAAAGCTTTTCAAGTTGATAATCCTTATCGCTTAATGAAATACAAGAATTAAGCTCAAGCATAAAGCCACTCTCCTTGTTTGGTTTAGTTTTTGTAATTGGTGAAAAACTCGGCGAGAATTCAAGGAAAACACGGCGAGTGTTTTTGAGACAATAAAAAAATAATGAATGCACAAAAAAATGCGAAAATTCACTTTAAAGGGCAATTATTCATTCTTGCCCAACGCAGAACTTCATTTAATCGGGTTTGACAGTTTTCTTTGCCTACACTTTGAAGCCAAGAAAGGTTATCAATATCAATTCTAAACGAAATCATCTTCTTTGCAGGTTTATAATATTTGAACTGACCTCTGTCAAAATCAGATTCTGTTAGCTCACGAGCATCAGACAAATCAATGTCATCGTAGGATTTTCCATTTTTTTCACATTTAGCAATAAGCTCTTCTAAGTCTTTCAAAGTACACCTCCCGCTCTTTTGGCGTTGCATCACGAGCAGTTATTATATGAATGCGCTCTTCTTCTGTGTAGCTTACTTGTAGCACAAGGCATTTTTCCTCAATAATTCCAAGACCAAAATATCTAGCTTGCTCCTCATCTGAATGCTCAATATCATAAATTTCATAAAAATAAGGATCGTTAAAAATTTTTTCAACTTCTTTGAATGAATAATGATGCTTTTTTATGTTTGCTTCATTTTTATCTGACCACCACTCAAAGAGACCATCAATTTCCAACTCACCTTTCAACAATTATTACCGCCTATCTATAATTATATATACTAAAAGTTCAAAAGTATATATAAAAACTGCAATATCCTTGATAATTTTTTTTACTTTATAGTACGAGCTATGCGGAAACCGTTTCTATTTAACTTTTAAGTATAGAGCGTATTGATAATATATTGTTTTAAAACTAAAAAAGCATTGTGTGCATTATCTCATCATATTTTGAGAGAAAAACTTTATCCTCTGCTATAAAATCAAAATAAATTTTTTGAGCATAAAAGCCAGAATTTTCTATAATATTTGCCAAAAATTTCATAAGATATGATTTTTCATCACAAATAAAAAAATTATCTGATTTTGCGGCATAATCAGTATAAAGAGTTTTACTCAAACAGAAAAAATCCTTAAGATTTTCAGCAAGCTGCTTGTATTTGCCAGCATAAGGATTAGGTGAAAATTCAACGTCCTTAAAAACTAACGTAAATGTGCCGTTTGAATTGTTTGTTACCACGCAAAGATTCTTGGAATGAAAAACGTAAGACGCTATACAGCTTACAATTTCATAAATCAAAATCGCATAGCTACAAAGTTCTGGTTTTACTCCAGTCGCCAGTGTCATTTTGTGGCAAAGCTCAACTTGGCTGAATATTTTTTCCTGAAGCCTGCGGTCAATTCCGCTGAACATTTCTGCTAAAAATTCTTCAAGAAAGTTCTCATTAAAATTAATCGGAGCACCAGCAGAATTATCTCTTGTCCACTCGCAAAACGTTTTTTCAAGTCCGTTCATCACTTCCAAGGATTTATCCGGCTTGCCGTTTGACAAAGGAATTGAAATGTCAATAAATTTTTGAAGATATGAATCAACAAATTGCATTATATTATGCTCCGGAGTCGTCTTTAAAAAATTCTTTCCAAAGACCTTGCAAATGCTGTCTGCCAAATTAAATTTATCAATGGAGATAATCTGAAAAACCTGCATTTTATTGCAAACATGATGAAGCCTCTCCAAAACTTTTATCGCATATTCTGGCAAGCAGCGGTCTAGCTCATCAACAACGAGGAGGATTTTGAAATCAGAATTTAACTCAGATAAAACTTTTCTCACTTGTTTTAATGCATTGGATAATGGCAATAAAGTATTAAAATCTTCATCGGTTAATGCAGCATCATGCAAAGCCGCATTTGTATTCTTTATTGCATCAAATGTATCTGAAAGATTTACACCAAGTTTCTTTTCTGTTATTACACCAACAATTTTAGATAAAGCTAAAATTGAACTAGATACAACATTTGCCCTGCTGCCTATTTCTTTTACTTTTTTAATTTGTCTTAGCGACTCCAGCATCACTGAAAGCAATGCGACAAGCGGCTCTTCATAAAAATCATTCTCCCAAGCGTTGTAGTGAAAAATCAAATATTCATCATTAGGCAACTGGGATTCAAGCGCGTCCAAAATCCAAGTTTTTCCGCTGCCCCAGTCTCCGTCAATGGCAACAGAAAAGCCGTTCTTATTATTGGATTGATTTGCGATTATGTTTTTTAGAAGAGTTATAAACGGCTGGCGGGAAAGATGGTCGGTCATAGTTTGTTAATCACTCCAAAGACTATAGTAATTTACAGATTTTAATTTCTATTGCAGATTTTCTTTAGAGATACCTTTTAAACCATGCGAAAGCAGTAGTTCAACTTTATTTTCAACCAATAAAGGAAGCTTGTCATATTATGTTTTCAAAAAAGGTCTCCTAAAAAAATAGCCTTGCTGGGTGCGCATTGTTAAGAGGCGTGCAAGGTCTAGTTGGGGTTAATATAGTATGGTTATTGGCAAAAGTCAATGATTTTTATTTTACAGTACGAACTATGCGGAAACCGTTTCTATTTGAACCATCAGTATAGAGCATATATAAGTGATAATAAACTGTACACATAGTTGAATTAACCATTTTAGAACTACCGCCTCTAACACATCTTTTTCCAGAATCATTCGAATCCCAGCACCATTCTTCTACATTTCCACTCATATCATACATACCAAGTATATTTGGTGATAGTTTTTTTGTTTCATAGATAGTATTGTCGCACCATCCAACATCAGCCAAAGTATCACTTCCTGAATACATATACTGCGTACCGGTCAATCCGTTTCCGCCGCGTGCCGCATATTCCCATTCAACTTCTGTAGGCAATCGATAGCCATTTGCTTCAAAATTACAAGTTGAATTATTTCCATTTACGACATAACAAGGCGTTAGTCCTTCGGCTTCACTTCGGGCATTGCAATATTTCAATGCCGCTGTCCAACTCACATTATATGCAGGATAATCTCCACCTCCAGAGGAGGTAGCTCCTCCATACTTACTGTACTCTGCCTGCGTAACTTCATGGTCACAAATATAAAAGTTGCCAATAGTTTTTGATTCACTACCATCAAAAATTTTGCTATTTGGAGCGGCTTCTGCTATTGTCGCCCCTTCTACAAATACAAATCCATCCGTAGACCATTTTGCATAAAGTGTAACATCTGTTTTTTCAAATACATTAATAGAAGCATTATTGTAAACCGGGTCGCTGTCTATGCTAGTCGCCCAGCTTTGAAATATAAAGCCGTCTTTTGTGAATAAATTTTCTGAAAGAGACTGAGAAGTTCCGTAAGTAAAAACTTGAGAAGACATTGTTCCAGTTCCGCCATTCGAATCAAAAGTTACAGTAAATTTGTCATGAAGCGTTACAGTGCAAGGAGAAGTTTCTCCAGCAACAACTGTTACTTCTGAATTTCCAAGACCAGACAAAACATTATTTTTATAAGCCTTGACTTCAACTGTGTAAATTTCCGGACTGACTTCTGAAAACTCCAGCCCCCCGAAGAGCCAGTTTCAGTCTGAACAACAGTTTCATTCAACAAAAGTTCTACTATAATAAGTATCAGCTTTTGTACTGGAACTAATTTCACGTGCGCCGCCCGGCAAGGCAACACGGATTGAGCCGCCTTTTTCAGAGCCGCCGCTCATGTTCATGCAGGACGCAGCCACAAATAAAAACGCAAATAAAGCCGGAACAATAAATTTCTTCATAAAAGACCTCCAAATTTTATATTTCCGGGTCAAGCCCGAAAATGACAACTTTCATCTCTCTGTCATTTTAGTACTTGATACGACAATCCCATTTTAACTTTTCAAGAATCTAGATTAAATTATACTGAATAAATTTCAAAAAACAACTTTTTGACAAAAATTTATTGATTTTTTTGTTGAAATCGCAATAAATACAAAAAATCGTTAGTTTTTTCTAATCAGTGTGGAAAAATAAAGCAAAATCTATTCTATTTTACTGTTGTCCAAATATGTGATGGAATACAAGGATTTATATTCTTTATCCTAAAAAGTTCTGGCAGGTTTACAAATTCATAGCCGCGGGATTTTAAAACTGGAATAACAGACTTTACAGCCTGAACTGTCGCATAATTTTCTTCCATTACGTGAAGAAGTACGATCTGTCCATCTTCCGCAGATTT contains the following coding sequences:
- the epsC gene encoding serine O-acetyltransferase EpsC, with translation MSATIDTAVEKILESYQKYGGINLDEAMKFPNRENVITVLKDIQCLIFPGYRVAEEIDSLTLRFVTGERVNRIVSMLTREIKKALSFVVQNDKVELSHCFNLAEKASLALIEEIPEIRRKIGLDVQAANAGDPAAKSSEEVIVSYPCLEAISVYRIAHFLTENGVPVIPRIMSEYAHSHTGIDINPGAKIGESFFIDHGTGVVIGESCIIGNNVKIYQGVTLGALSVKKELMNKKRHPTIEDNVTIYANATILGGNTVIGEGCVIGGNTWITKSVPPHTTFTQECRS
- a CDS encoding BrnT family toxin, which translates into the protein MLKGELEIDGLFEWWSDKNEANIKKHHYSFKEVEKIFNDPYFYEIYDIEHSDEEQARYFGLGIIEEKCLVLQVSYTEEERIHIITARDATPKEREVYFERLRRAYC
- a CDS encoding BrnA antitoxin family protein, with the protein product MKDLEELIAKCEKNGKSYDDIDLSDARELTESDFDRGQFKYYKPAKKMISFRIDIDNLSWLQSVGKENCQTRLNEVLRWARMNNCPLK
- a CDS encoding SUMF1/EgtB/PvdO family nonheme iron enzyme; translation: MSGLGNSEVTVVAGETSPCTVTLHDKFTVTFDSNGGTGTMSSQVFTYGTSQSLSENLFTKDGFIFQSWATSIDSDPVYNNASINVFEKTDVTLYAKWSTDGFVFVEGATIAEAAPNSKIFDGSESKTIGNFYICDHEVTQAEYSKYGGATSSGGGDYPAYNVSWTAALKYCNARSEAEGLTPCYVVNGNNSTCNFEANGYRLPTEVEWEYAARGGNGLTGTQYMYSGSDTLADVGWCDNTIYETKKLSPNILGMYDMSGNVEEWCWDSNDSGKRCVRGGSSKMVNSTMCTVYYHLYMLYTDGSNRNGFRIVRTVK
- a CDS encoding KAP family P-loop NTPase fold protein encodes the protein MTDHLSRQPFITLLKNIIANQSNNKNGFSVAIDGDWGSGKTWILDALESQLPNDEYLIFHYNAWENDFYEEPLVALLSVMLESLRQIKKVKEIGSRANVVSSSILALSKIVGVITEKKLGVNLSDTFDAIKNTNAALHDAALTDEDFNTLLPLSNALKQVRKVLSELNSDFKILLVVDELDRCLPEYAIKVLERLHHVCNKMQVFQIISIDKFNLADSICKVFGKNFLKTTPEHNIMQFVDSYLQKFIDISIPLSNGKPDKSLEVMNGLEKTFCEWTRDNSAGAPINFNENFLEEFLAEMFSGIDRRLQEKIFSQVELCHKMTLATGVKPELCSYAILIYEIVSCIASYVFHSKNLCVVTNNSNGTFTLVFKDVEFSPNPYAGKYKQLAENLKDFFCLSKTLYTDYAAKSDNFFICDEKSYLMKFLANIIENSGFYAQKIYFDFIAEDKVFLSKYDEIMHTMLF